The proteins below come from a single Cervus canadensis isolate Bull #8, Minnesota chromosome 2, ASM1932006v1, whole genome shotgun sequence genomic window:
- the CEPT1 gene encoding choline/ethanolaminephosphotransferase 1 isoform X1, translating into MSGHRSTRKRCGDSHPESPLGFGHMTTPGCVLNKLFQLPTPPLSRHQLKRLEEHRYQSAGRSLLEPLMQGYWEWLVGRVPSWIAPNLITIIGLSINICTTVLLVFYCPTATEQAPLWAYIACACGLFIYQSLDAIDGKQARRTNSSSPLGELFDHGCDSLSTVFVVLGTCITVQLGTNPDWMFFCCFAGTFMFYCAHWQTYVSGTLRFGIIDVTEVQIFIIIMHLLAVIGGPPFWQSMIPVLNIQMKIFPALCTVAGTIFSCTNYFRVIFTGGVGKNGSTIAGTSVLSPFLHIGSVITLAAMIYKKSAVQLFEKHPCLYILTFGFVSAKITNKLVVAHMTKSEMHLHDTAFIGPALLFLDQYFNSFIDEYIVLWIALVFSFFDLIRYCVSVCNQIASHLHIHVFRIKVSTAHSNHH; encoded by the exons ATGAGTGGGCATCGGTCAACAAGGAAACGATGTGGAGATTCTCACCCGGAGTCCCCTTTGGGCTTCGGGCATATGACTACTCCCGGGTGTGTATTAAATAAGTTGTTCCAGTTACCTACACCACCATTGTCAAGACATCAACTTAAGCGGCTAGAAGAACACAGGTATCAGAGTGCCGGACGGTCCTTGCTTGAGCCTTTGATGCAGGGGTACTGGGAATGGCTCGTTGGACGAGTTCCCTCCTGGATCGCTCCAAATCTCATCACGATCATTGGATTGTCAATAAACATCTGTACAACTGTTTTATTAGTCTTCTACTGCCCTACAGCTACAGAGCAG gCACCTCTGTGGGCGTATATTGCTTGTGCATGCGGCCTTTTCATTTACCAGTCTTTGGATGCTATTGATGGGAAACAGGCAAGAAGAACTAATAGTAGTTCTCCTTTGGGAGAACTTTTTGATCATGGGTGTGATTCACTATCGACAg tttttgtggTTCTTGGAACTTGTATTACAGTGCAGCTGGGGACAAACCCCGATTggatgtttttttgttgttttgctggGACATTCATGTTCTATTGTGCACACTGGCAAACATACGTTTCTGGAACATTGCGATTTGGAAT AATTGATGTGACTGAAGTGCAAATCTTCATAATAATCATGCATTTGCTGGCAGTGATTGGAGGACCACCTTTTTGGCAATCTATG ATTCCAGTGCTgaatattcaaatgaaaatttttcCTGCACTTTGTACTGTAGCAGGGACCATATTTTCCTGTACAAATTACTTCCGTGTAATCTTCACAGgtggtgttggaaaaaatggATCAACGATAGCA GGAACAAgtgtcctttctcctttcctccataTTGGATCAGTAATTACATTAGCTGCAATGATCTACAAGAAATCAGCAGTTCAGCTTTTCGAAAAGCATCCCTGTCTTTATATATTGACATTTGGTTTTGTATCTGCCAAAATCACCAATAAGCTTGTG GTGGCACACATGACCAAAAGTGAGATGCATCTGCATGACACAGCCTTCATCGGGCCAGCACTGTTGTTTCTGGACCAgtattttaacagctttattgatgaGTATATTGTACTTTGGATAGCCCTG gttttctctttctttgatttgATTCGCTACTGTGTCAGTGTTTGCAATCAGATTGCATCTCACCTGCATATACATGTCTTCAGAATCAAGGTCTCTACAGCTCATTCTAATCATCATTAA
- the CEPT1 gene encoding choline/ethanolaminephosphotransferase 1 isoform X2, translating into MSGHRSTRKRCGDSHPESPLGFGHMTTPGCVLNKLFQLPTPPLSRHQLKRLEEHRYQSAGRSLLEPLMQGYWEWLVGRVPSWIAPNLITIIGLSINICTTVLLVFYCPTATEQAPLWAYIACACGLFIYQSLDAIDGKQARRTNSSSPLGELFDHGCDSLSTVFVVLGTCITVQLGTNPDWMFFCCFAGTFMFYCAHWQTYVSGTLRFGIFDVTESQIIIIICQLLTGTLGPWFWNFTIPVLNIQMKIFPALCTVAGTIFSCTNYFRVIFTGGVGKNGSTIAGTSVLSPFLHIGSVITLAAMIYKKSAVQLFEKHPCLYILTFGFVSAKITNKLVVAHMTKSEMHLHDTAFIGPALLFLDQYFNSFIDEYIVLWIALVFSFFDLIRYCVSVCNQIASHLHIHVFRIKVSTAHSNHH; encoded by the exons ATGAGTGGGCATCGGTCAACAAGGAAACGATGTGGAGATTCTCACCCGGAGTCCCCTTTGGGCTTCGGGCATATGACTACTCCCGGGTGTGTATTAAATAAGTTGTTCCAGTTACCTACACCACCATTGTCAAGACATCAACTTAAGCGGCTAGAAGAACACAGGTATCAGAGTGCCGGACGGTCCTTGCTTGAGCCTTTGATGCAGGGGTACTGGGAATGGCTCGTTGGACGAGTTCCCTCCTGGATCGCTCCAAATCTCATCACGATCATTGGATTGTCAATAAACATCTGTACAACTGTTTTATTAGTCTTCTACTGCCCTACAGCTACAGAGCAG gCACCTCTGTGGGCGTATATTGCTTGTGCATGCGGCCTTTTCATTTACCAGTCTTTGGATGCTATTGATGGGAAACAGGCAAGAAGAACTAATAGTAGTTCTCCTTTGGGAGAACTTTTTGATCATGGGTGTGATTCACTATCGACAg tttttgtggTTCTTGGAACTTGTATTACAGTGCAGCTGGGGACAAACCCCGATTggatgtttttttgttgttttgctggGACATTCATGTTCTATTGTGCACACTGGCAAACATACGTTTCTGGAACATTGCGATTTGGAAT ATTCGATGTTACAGAGTCCCAGATCATAATTATAATATGCCAGCTTCTCACAGGAACCCTGGGACCTTGGTTCTGGAACTTCACG ATTCCAGTGCTgaatattcaaatgaaaatttttcCTGCACTTTGTACTGTAGCAGGGACCATATTTTCCTGTACAAATTACTTCCGTGTAATCTTCACAGgtggtgttggaaaaaatggATCAACGATAGCA GGAACAAgtgtcctttctcctttcctccataTTGGATCAGTAATTACATTAGCTGCAATGATCTACAAGAAATCAGCAGTTCAGCTTTTCGAAAAGCATCCCTGTCTTTATATATTGACATTTGGTTTTGTATCTGCCAAAATCACCAATAAGCTTGTG GTGGCACACATGACCAAAAGTGAGATGCATCTGCATGACACAGCCTTCATCGGGCCAGCACTGTTGTTTCTGGACCAgtattttaacagctttattgatgaGTATATTGTACTTTGGATAGCCCTG gttttctctttctttgatttgATTCGCTACTGTGTCAGTGTTTGCAATCAGATTGCATCTCACCTGCATATACATGTCTTCAGAATCAAGGTCTCTACAGCTCATTCTAATCATCATTAA